ATGGTTTTGATTTATCGTTACTATGTATGTATCATGTATATCCACATCTCTTTTGAGAACAAAAGTTATACGGATATCTTATCCACTTTATGAGACACCGCTATGTCGTGGATGCTATCTCTTCCCTATGTTTCTTCAACGTTCCAAGTCTCAGACATTTTTATTAAAGCAATAGCATGGAGACAGCATAACTTTCTTCTTAGCAAATTAATGCTTATGGATTCGCATGAATTTGAGAGGGCATGGTTTCGACATTCTCGTATGTATATAGACTTAAATGGTTAAATTGTTATTTGTAAGGGGAATATTGTTGAGTATTTGTACCCCTAAAATTCTGGATGTCCCTGAAGGATCTGGCCCAAGAGAAAAGGATAAAATTCCAAACTTGGGCCATGCTAGGGCCCAGTATGACTAGGCCAACTATTGCTTGTGTCGCGACTAAATAAAGATCAGTAGCAGTGATGGCTTACATGAtttacaaaaaatatatttcttgcaaatcaattttcttttcttacaaGGGGATAATGTTGATGCATGAGCTTGCGAGTAGGGCTAGCGACAAGCTAGTGGCCACAACCATCTTATATACATAGGGAGGAGGCTTCAAGTTCAAACACTGAGGGGTGTATTTACAAGTATTTATGGGGATGGTTATTTTCTCAATTATATGTAGTAGTTGGTAACAGGTCCAGGATTATTCTCCAAAAAAATATGATTACAAGTTGAGTCATCTAAAACTAGTGCAAATGTTCATTTAGGGGctgtttggatgcatgaataggttctatatgCATAACCATTCCATACTAACGAAAATTTAGGATATTTGAGATACCTAGAAGCACAATGTGAATAGCCCATGGCAATTTGCTGACACCCACCATTCCCAAAAGCTAAGATGATTTATTTGAATGAAAAGATGATTTAACTTATTCCTAAAATTCAGGGATAAATGGTTTCGCAATCTCCTCCAGTTGTTGAAAATGTAGAGGaccattattttaaaacccagaTCATTAATCAAATTGGAAACGGAACTGGGTCATAGGCTACTGGTTGTACCTATCTCCGAGTCATACAAGCAGCAGACAAAGCAAGAGCCCACTGATTGAACTTGTTAGCATTCAAAACATTGAAAGGCATATATTTGTCAAGTATTCTTGGAGTACTTCTACTTGTATAACGTCTCGGATGGTGTTTTTTTATTTGAGAGCTCCCATTCTCCGAGTTTCCTCGAGATCAATTTCGATTGACGCGTGCTAGATGACGGAAGGAGGAAATGTGTGGGCTTTGTTATCAGAGGCCCGAATTCTAAGGTGGTTATAACTAGTAGTTGCCAGATCTTCAACATCTCGATCTTAGGGGTTGAGCTGAGGGCGGCGTGGGCCGAACTGGGCCATGCTCGGCGTGTGTTGCGGGCTAAAGTAGTACTGCTTGAGGTTGATTCGGCTACGGTTATTAGTTGGATCTAAGAAGGCGTCGATGGTATGGGTGGATGCCCTTGCTTCGAGACATCCGGAACATTATCTATGGCAATGTGGTCTTCCAGGCCAAGCACGTCTACAGAGAGGCCAATGGAGTTGCGGGCTGGTTAGCCTCATACGTGGCCAACCACTTCGGAGATACCCTTTGGCTCGGGAAGGGCTCCAGAATTTATTGTCTTTTGATCTTTTTGGATGTATCCGTATTAGAATTGTATGAATCATCCGTTTTagcacaaacaaaaaaaatattcttggaGAGGTAATTTTCCGCCATTTCTATAAAATGCTTTCTGCAAATCAGAAATTCTCTCCACAGAAAAAACATTCTAATgaggaaaaaaattcttttcgtAAACCATATGAGTCCTAAGAGTCATCTATCATTGAGATAGATCATATAGCAGCTAAGCAAGGCAGTAGTGGCATAGGATTTTGTAGCGTAGAAGTTGCAACAAACCTTCTCATGCTTACACATGGCAAATGTTTGGCGACCCCCAAATTTTGCTAATCTTCTGAagcaaatccactaagaatttTTAGAATGGGTTCACCCTAGTTTCCATTAGAATCCTTGGTGCGCCCACAAAACCCAATGAGGTGCAATCCTGGGAGGCCAGCCAGCTAGAGGACAGTCCACCTTATTTGAAGGTGAAATCGCCGGCCAACTTCCACTCCTCTGACCTCCGGCCTTCCCTTATAGAAGTCTTTGATGCATACAAATTTAaccacttgtttttttttttctttcatggaGTGCCTCTACACTTCCAAAGCCTGTTTCACACCTAATTCCTGCATGATTGTCTCCAAAACGTACTTGATTTGATGTGGCAACCGACATCTCACGGCGAACCTTTTCAGACCATCCACGACAGTGTTCTCATCACCACCAAATATTCTGCAAACCAATGCgaaataaaagaaatataagTAAGATGTGCTTCAGGGGTTGAAGAACATATCTTATTCTAAACATTTCAAAACTTCGAATCGTCAATGAATAAAAGGAGTATATTTTTTGGTTATTCAAGTATGACATTTGTCCCCATGTCATTGTCACTTATCTGTGAAACTTATCTTTTAGGCCTCTCCGGCTAAGCTTGTTTGGGATTCTATCCTTATGACTTCACCAAAGTCCCCCGTGGCTGCATAGGACTATTAGGATCCCCCAttattggtttttaacttgACTGCATCTCTCTATTCTAATTAATAGAGAGATGAAGGATCATCGAAAGTGTTCCATCTAAGACATGTTTAACTATTAAACATTACAAAAAGCTTATTTACCCCCTACTATATTTCTTAAGGAATCACATGTAATGAACTGTCTTCTATTATTCaatcagaaaagaaaagaaaaaaaaactatcttCAATTAAATCTACCATGTACTACCTTTGTAGCAATCCACACTGGCGAAAACTAGTATTAACTACAAAGATATAGTAATTCTTTTAACATTTGCATTATACTCATGAACTGACTACTTTccactttcttgttctttatctTCAATGTTCTACCTttatcccgaaaaaacaaaaagaaaaatcgagATCCAACTTTAGAATAAAACGACCAATATGATACCATACGGCTGGAGTGCAACAATCAGCTGCATGCTTTCACTGCAAGGATTAGAAAGAATGATCAGAACTGTGAAACATACCCATTTAGCTTGCAAGCAAGGTGGGAGCCAGCGAACTGCTCGGCGCTGCGGAGGTTAAGGCACTCACAGAGGCGGAGATGGCAGCTCTGCAAGTAGTACTTCTGATGGTGGCTCTCCGCAAGATAGAAGCCAGAGTTGGTGCTGGACTGGCAAGGCAATATTTTGGTGACTATCCTCCTGTTCAGCTGCATCTGCTGCTTAACCTTCGATTCTTGCGCttgcttcttctcctcctcattCCCGTAAAAGATTGCTGATTGGTAGTGTGTGTTAACTCCAAAGTTCTGACAAGAAAAACAGCTATTTTTCATGCACCATCGATCCTAAGCGAACGCAAGATAATTTGTAGAACAAGTTAACATGGTCATGATCTGATTGTTCTGAAAAAAAAGGTGGTATATATACCAGATATTCCTTGTTTGTTGGATCATGGCTTGCCCAGAAGACCTTGCACAGAGATTTGTACGAAGTATTCCTCGTGTCGTACGTCAACTTAACAGCCTCGGTGTGTCCTGTGGTTCCTTCTGATACCTGTAAAACTTCTCCAGATCCTAATTCATGACCATCTTTCTTTCCAATGATTAGGATTCTAAGAAGTTAAAGAAAAACAACGACCTCTTTGTAACTAGGCTTCACACGGATTCCTCCATAGTAGCCCACAGCCGTCCTTACGACACCATCAACACGACCAAACGCAGCCTCAAGTTCCCAGAAGCTACCTATGATCATCAtatatcttaatgaaaactaagATCGATAGGAGGAAAAACGATAAGAAGACAAAAAACAGAAACTTCACCTGCAGCAAATATGGCCTCTTTAAGGAACTCCGGTGGTGG
This is a stretch of genomic DNA from Phoenix dactylifera cultivar Barhee BC4 chromosome 9, palm_55x_up_171113_PBpolish2nd_filt_p, whole genome shotgun sequence. It encodes these proteins:
- the LOC103701879 gene encoding peptide methionine sulfoxide reductase-like, whose product is MYKLLPKSSAQMHDDFSFQQEMTSNDLPPPEFLKEAIFAAGSFWELEAAFGRVDGVVRTAVGYYGGIRVKPSYKEVSEGTTGHTEAVKLTYDTRNTSYKSLCKVFWASHDPTNKEYLNFGVNTHYQSAIFYGNEEEKKQAQESKVKQQMQLNRRIVTKILPCQSSTNSGFYLAESHHQKYYLQSCHLRLCECLNLRSAEQFAGSHLACKLNGIFGGDENTVVDGLKRFAVRCRLPHQIKYVLETIMQELGVKQALEV